In Terriglobia bacterium, the genomic stretch GCGGCGACGAGAAACGGCTCATTGGCGACGGACTCTTCGTAGGCCTGGGCCGTCCCGGTAAAACTTCCGGTTATCGTTCCCGGCATCCCGATTTCCAGTTCCGCCTGCCGAACCTCACCGACGGCGTCTCCGAGGGCGTAACCCGGAAGCAGATTGAACGAGATGGTCGAGGACGGAAACTGTCCCTGGTGGCTGATCGACAACGGTGTGGTCGAGCGGTCATACCCGGCAAATGCGCTCAGCGGCGCCTGTCCACCGCCGCTTGCCGCGACATAGATGTATTTCAAGGCGTCCGGATTCTGTGAAAACTTCGGATCCACTTCCATGATGACGTGGTACTGGTTCAATCCCGTGTACATGGTCGATACCGGCCGTTGCCCGAACGCATCGTACAACGTGTTATCGATCGCCTGCTCGCTGATGCCGAGACGGGCGGCCGTTGAACGATCAAAATTCAGCGCGAGCTCGAGCCCGCTGTTCTGCTGATCGCTGTTCACATCCGCAAGGCCGGGCAGGGTTTTCAATTTGGCGTAAACCTTCGGTGTCCACTTGGTGAGAGCTTTCAGATCGTCGCTCTTGAGGGTGTACTGGTACTCCGCGTTCGCGGCCCGGCCGCCCACACGCACATCCTGGACTGCCTGGAGATAGAGCGTGGCACCCGGAATCTTCGACAGTTGCCGCCGCAATCTGCCAATGATCTGATCGGCGCTGGCCTTGCGTTTATCGAGGTCCTTCAACGAAACGAACATGCGGCCGGTGTTTGCCGTGCCGCCTCCACCCGTGAACGCGATCACATCTTCAACGGCCGGGTCCTTGCCTACTGCAACGGCGAATTCTCTGAGCTTCCCGCTCATGGTCTGAAAGGAAGTGTCCTGATCGGCCTGGATATTTCCCGTGAGGCGGCCGGTGTCCTCTTCCGGGAAAAAGCCCTTCGGCACGACGAAGTACAGGTAGACGGTGAATGCTATCGTTCCCAGCGTCACCAGAAGCATCAATGCCTGATGGCGCAAAACCCACCCGAGCGTCGTCTCATAGAAGTCCAGTATCCATTGAAAGCCGCGCTCGCTGAGGCGGTAAGCGCGGCCGTGGCGGATTTCACTTTCAGGCCGGAGCAGGCGCGCACACATCATGGGTGTAGTGGTGAGTGAAACGAGCAACGACACGCCGATCGCAACGGAGAGCGTCACGGCAAATTCGCGGAACAGGCGGCCGACGATTCCCCCCATCAGCAGGATCGGAATGAATACCGCGATAAGCGACAGACTGATGGACAGAACTGTAAAGCCGATTTCCTTCGCCCCTGTCAGCGCGGCCTGAAGCGGTGTCTCACCCTTCTCGAGATACCGCGTGATGTTCTCGATGACGACGATCGCATCGTCGACGACGAAACCGGTCGCGATTGCCAGCGCCATGAGCGACAGGTTGTCCAGGCTATACCCCGCGAGGTACATGACACTGAAGGTACCCACGAGCGACACGGGCACCGCGACACTTGGAATGAGAGTTGTCCTGAAATTGCGGAGAAAGACGAATACGACGAGCACGACCAGAATGATGGACAACCCCAACGCGATCTCGACATCGTGTACGGATTCCCGGATCGTGATCGTCCGGTCGAGCACGACAGACATATGAATCGCCGGAGGTATCGACCCCTGGAGCGTCGGTATCAGACTGCGGACGCGGTCTACAGTCGAAATAATGTTCGCGCCGGGCTGCCGGAAGATGATGATCGGAATTGCCGGTTGGCCATTGACGAGACCGAGCGTGCGAATGTCTTCCACGGAATCCGTGACGTTCGCCACCTGTGAGAGCGGGACCGCAGCTCCATTCCTGTATGCAATCACGAGCG encodes the following:
- a CDS encoding multidrug efflux RND transporter permease subunit; translated protein: MSISAPFIHRPIATTLLTAAVAFAGALAYTQLPVSPLPQVEFPTIQVSASLPGANPETMASSVATPLERFFGRIAGVNEMTSSSNLGTASIVLQFDLSRNIDAAARDVQAAINAARSQLPANLPNNPRYRKVNPADAPILILSLTADTYDRGRIYDAASSILQQKLSQIEGVGQVIVGGGALPAVRVEVNPTLLNNAGLGLENIRTALTNANANAPKGNFQNEGRTWQVGATDQLLKASEYQPLVIAYRNGAAVPLSQVANVTDSVEDIRTLGLVNGQPAIPIIIFRQPGANIISTVDRVRSLIPTLQGSIPPAIHMSVVLDRTITIRESVHDVEIALGLSIILVVLVVFVFLRNFRTTLIPSVAVPVSLVGTFSVMYLAGYSLDNLSLMALAIATGFVVDDAIVVIENITRYLEKGETPLQAALTGAKEIGFTVLSISLSLIAVFIPILLMGGIVGRLFREFAVTLSVAIGVSLLVSLTTTPMMCARLLRPESEIRHGRAYRLSERGFQWILDFYETTLGWVLRHQALMLLVTLGTIAFTVYLYFVVPKGFFPEEDTGRLTGNIQADQDTSFQTMSGKLREFAVAVGKDPAVEDVIAFTGGGGTANTGRMFVSLKDLDKRKASADQIIGRLRRQLSKIPGATLYLQAVQDVRVGGRAANAEYQYTLKSDDLKALTKWTPKVYAKLKTLPGLADVNSDQQNSGLELALNFDRSTAARLGISEQAIDNTLYDAFGQRPVSTMYTGLNQYHVIMEVDPKFSQNPDALKYIYVAASGGGQAPLSAFAGYDRSTTPLSISHQGQFPSSTISFNLLPGYALGDAVGEVRQAELEIGMPGTITGSFTGTAQAYEESVANEPFLVAAALLAVYIVLGVLYESLIHPLTILSTLPSAGVGALLALLLFRIELSIMALIGIILLIGIVKKNAILMIDFALAAERNDGRSSIESIHQACLLRFRPIMMTTMAALLGALPLAVGTGTGSELRRPLGVAIIGGLIFSQMLTLYTTPVVYLYLDRLGIRLGSKNRLRTPAPGESQA